A single genomic interval of Pseudorca crassidens isolate mPseCra1 chromosome 19, mPseCra1.hap1, whole genome shotgun sequence harbors:
- the LRRC45 gene encoding leucine-rich repeat-containing protein 45 isoform X7, whose protein sequence is MPSCRSSVVGSRRPNPGVEQPGHVGRSLRGLLRGPGSQWRPAAAGPPQQPDQPQGCRGAGSGPEEQHQPPATCNRTLWKLELAGNSIPGDILRAVEQAMDHNQDRQTAFRESQARAHVLSKEVRHLREEKSKQFLDLMETIDRQREEMVRSSKASAARVGQLQEALNERHSIINALKAKLQMAEAALALSEQKAQDLGELLATTEQEQRSLAQRQAKEHRLEQQEAAERESKLLRDLSAANEKNLLLQNQVDELERKVKSQQDQLFLTRQELTNTAAELKMRAVQAEERLELEKKRSRQSLEDAEHLRFKEVEHMTRHLEESERAMQERVQRLEAVRLSLEEELSRAKAAALSERSQAEEELIKAKNQVRLEEQQRLAHLEEKLRLLAQARDEAQSACLQQKQVVADAQARASQLGRQVEGLRRRLEELQQELSNKDQEKAAEVTRVRLELQEQNGRLQAELTAQEALKEKAAALERQLKVIASDHREALLDRESENASLREKLRLKQAEIARIRDEEAQRASFLQNAVLAYVQGSPLRTLSPQK, encoded by the exons ATGCCTTCATGCCGGTCTTCCGTGGTGGGGAGTAGGCGG CCTAACCCTGGAGTGGAACAGCCTGGGCACGTGGGAAGAAGCCTTCGCGGCCTTCTGCGGGGCCCTGGCAGCCAATGGCGCCCTGCGGCAGCTGGACCTCCGCAACAACCAGATCAGCCACAAGGGTGCCGAGGAGCTGGCTCTGGCCCTGAAGAGCAACACCAGCCTCCAGCAACTTG CAACAGAACCCTGTGGAAGCTGGAGCTGGCTGGGAACAGCATCCCCGGTGACATCCTCAGAGCCGTGG AGCAAGCCATGGATCACAACCAGGACCGGCAGACCGCCTTCCGGGAAAGCCAGGCCCGCGCCCACGTGCTCAGCAAGGAGGTGCGGCACCTCCGGGAAGAGAAGTCCAAACAG TTTCTGGACTTGATGGAGACGATCgacagacagagagaagagatggTCAGGAGCAGCAA GGCGTCGGCAGCACGCGTGGGGCAGCTTCAGGAAGCCCTGAACGAGAGGCATTCCATCATCAACGCTCTCAAGGCCAA GCTGCAGATGGCTGAGGCCGCCCTGGCTCtgtcagagcagaaggcccaggaCTTGGGGGAGCTCCTGGCCACCACAGAGCAGGAACAGCggagcctggcacagaggcaggCAAAGGAGCACAGGCTGGAGCagcag GAAGCTGCAGAGCGGGAGTCTAAGCTCCTCAGAGACTTGTCTGCTGCCAATGAAAAGAACTTGCTTTTGCAAAACCAG GTGGACGAGTTGGAGCGGAAAGTGAAATCTCAGCAGGATCAGCTATTCCTGACCAGGCAGGAGCTGACCAACACGGCAGCTGAGCTGAAGATGCGGGCTGTCCAGGCTGAAG AACGCCTGGAACTGGAGAAGAAGAGGTCCCGGCAGAGCTTGGAGGACGCGGAACACCTGCGCTTCAAGGAG GTGGAGCACATGACTCGCCACCTGGAGGAGAGCGAGAGGGCCATGCAGGAGAGGGTACAGAGGCTGGAGGCTGTGCGGCtgtccctggaggag GAGCTGAGCCGGGCAAAGGCCGCGGCACTCAGTGAGCGCAGCCAAGCTGAGGAGGAGCTCATCAAGGCCAAGAACCAAGTCCGCCTGGAGGAG CAGCAGCGCCTGGCTCACCTGGAGGAGAAGCTGCGGCTGCTGGCGCAGGCTCGGGACGAGGCTCAAAGCGCCTGCCTGCAGCAGAAGCAGGTGGTAGCCGATGCCCAGGCGCGGGCCAGCCAGCTTGGCCGGCAGGTGGAGGGCCTGAGGCGGCGCCTGGAGGAGCTGCAGCAG GAGCTGAGCAACAAGGACCAAGAAAAGGCGGCTGAGGTGACAAGGGTGCGGCTGGAGCTGCAGGAGCAGAACGGCCGCCTGCAAGCCGAGCTGACAGCCCAGGAAGCGCTGAAGGAGAAGGCAGCGGCCCTGGAACGCCAGCTGAAAG TGATCGCAAGTGACCACCGGGAGGCACTGCTGGACAGGGAGAGCGAGAATGCCTCTCTCCGTGAAAAGCTTCGCCTGAAGCAGGCCGAGATTGCCCGGATCCGGGATGAGGAGGCCCAAAGGGCCAGCTTCCTGCAAAATGCTGTTCTGGCTTATGTGCAGGGGTCCCCCCTGAGGACCTTGAGCCCCCAAAAGTGA
- the LRRC45 gene encoding leucine-rich repeat-containing protein 45 isoform X1 — protein sequence MEEFRRTYSRLCKESGAEPQETVLQQMHQLPQGRLDLATQSLTVDTCRALGKLLQKEALLTELVLSDCMLSEEGAVLLLQGLCVNTIVRFLDLKGNNLRASGAEALAKLLRQNKSIQSLTLEWNSLGTWEEAFAAFCGALAANGALRQLDLRNNQISHKGAEELALALKSNTSLQQLDFPPDLRWNHIGLLGGRALVNCLPSNRTLWKLELAGNSIPGDILRAVEQAMDHNQDRQTAFRESQARAHVLSKEVRHLREEKSKQFLDLMETIDRQREEMVRSSKASAARVGQLQEALNERHSIINALKAKLQMAEAALALSEQKAQDLGELLATTEQEQRSLAQRQAKEHRLEQQEAAERESKLLRDLSAANEKNLLLQNQVDELERKVKSQQDQLFLTRQELTNTAAELKMRAVQAEERLELEKKRSRQSLEDAEHLRFKEVEHMTRHLEESERAMQERVQRLEAVRLSLEEELSRAKAAALSERSQAEEELIKAKNQVRLEEQQRLAHLEEKLRLLAQARDEAQSACLQQKQVVADAQARASQLGRQVEGLRRRLEELQQELSNKDQEKAAEVTRVRLELQEQNGRLQAELTAQEALKEKAAALERQLKVIASDHREALLDRESENASLREKLRLKQAEIARIRDEEAQRASFLQNAVLAYVQGSPLRTLSPQK from the exons ATGGAGGAGTTCCGGCGCACCTACAGCCGGCTGTGCAAGGAGAGTGGGGCCGAGCCCCAGGAGACTGTTCTGCAGCAAATGCACCAGCTGCCGCAGGGCCGGCTGGACCTGGCCACACAGAGCCTGACAGTGGACACCTGCAGGGCTCTGGGCAAGCTGCTACAGAAGGAGGCACTGCTGACGGAGCTCGTCCTGAGTGACTGCATGCTGAGTGAGGAAG GGGCCGTGCTGCTGCTGCAGGGGCTGTGTGTCAACACCATCGTGCGGTTTCTGGATCTCAAG GGCAATAACCTTCGCGCCTCAGGGGCCGAGGCACTGGCAAAACTCCTCCGACAGAACAAGTCCATTCAGAG CCTAACCCTGGAGTGGAACAGCCTGGGCACGTGGGAAGAAGCCTTCGCGGCCTTCTGCGGGGCCCTGGCAGCCAATGGCGCCCTGCGGCAGCTGGACCTCCGCAACAACCAGATCAGCCACAAGGGTGCCGAGGAGCTGGCTCTGGCCCTGAAGAGCAACACCAGCCTCCAGCAACTTG ATTTCCCTCCAGACCTGCGCTGGAATCACATCGGCCTCCTGGGGGGCCGCGCCCTGGTAAACTGTCTCCCCAGCAACAGAACCCTGTGGAAGCTGGAGCTGGCTGGGAACAGCATCCCCGGTGACATCCTCAGAGCCGTGG AGCAAGCCATGGATCACAACCAGGACCGGCAGACCGCCTTCCGGGAAAGCCAGGCCCGCGCCCACGTGCTCAGCAAGGAGGTGCGGCACCTCCGGGAAGAGAAGTCCAAACAG TTTCTGGACTTGATGGAGACGATCgacagacagagagaagagatggTCAGGAGCAGCAA GGCGTCGGCAGCACGCGTGGGGCAGCTTCAGGAAGCCCTGAACGAGAGGCATTCCATCATCAACGCTCTCAAGGCCAA GCTGCAGATGGCTGAGGCCGCCCTGGCTCtgtcagagcagaaggcccaggaCTTGGGGGAGCTCCTGGCCACCACAGAGCAGGAACAGCggagcctggcacagaggcaggCAAAGGAGCACAGGCTGGAGCagcag GAAGCTGCAGAGCGGGAGTCTAAGCTCCTCAGAGACTTGTCTGCTGCCAATGAAAAGAACTTGCTTTTGCAAAACCAG GTGGACGAGTTGGAGCGGAAAGTGAAATCTCAGCAGGATCAGCTATTCCTGACCAGGCAGGAGCTGACCAACACGGCAGCTGAGCTGAAGATGCGGGCTGTCCAGGCTGAAG AACGCCTGGAACTGGAGAAGAAGAGGTCCCGGCAGAGCTTGGAGGACGCGGAACACCTGCGCTTCAAGGAG GTGGAGCACATGACTCGCCACCTGGAGGAGAGCGAGAGGGCCATGCAGGAGAGGGTACAGAGGCTGGAGGCTGTGCGGCtgtccctggaggag GAGCTGAGCCGGGCAAAGGCCGCGGCACTCAGTGAGCGCAGCCAAGCTGAGGAGGAGCTCATCAAGGCCAAGAACCAAGTCCGCCTGGAGGAG CAGCAGCGCCTGGCTCACCTGGAGGAGAAGCTGCGGCTGCTGGCGCAGGCTCGGGACGAGGCTCAAAGCGCCTGCCTGCAGCAGAAGCAGGTGGTAGCCGATGCCCAGGCGCGGGCCAGCCAGCTTGGCCGGCAGGTGGAGGGCCTGAGGCGGCGCCTGGAGGAGCTGCAGCAG GAGCTGAGCAACAAGGACCAAGAAAAGGCGGCTGAGGTGACAAGGGTGCGGCTGGAGCTGCAGGAGCAGAACGGCCGCCTGCAAGCCGAGCTGACAGCCCAGGAAGCGCTGAAGGAGAAGGCAGCGGCCCTGGAACGCCAGCTGAAAG TGATCGCAAGTGACCACCGGGAGGCACTGCTGGACAGGGAGAGCGAGAATGCCTCTCTCCGTGAAAAGCTTCGCCTGAAGCAGGCCGAGATTGCCCGGATCCGGGATGAGGAGGCCCAAAGGGCCAGCTTCCTGCAAAATGCTGTTCTGGCTTATGTGCAGGGGTCCCCCCTGAGGACCTTGAGCCCCCAAAAGTGA